The genomic interval CCATGAAAGACAATACGAGACGCAAACCTTAATAACAGAAGAGTTTTGAAGCTTAAAAAATACGACAGAAAAATTAAAAGACAGATGGGAAAAATACCCGACAGCACCAATAAGGGTCAAGGGCAGACTTTACCCCATTTCGTGTTCAAACAGGAGGATCACGTGACCCATCATAATATTACAAAAAAATAAAGCCCCATTTATTCAGTAATATGAAGGATGGTGCTTTTTGTTTATGCAGGCCAGGACCTGAAATCATGAACTAAAAAAAAAGATTTAGCTGTTCTATTATTGACGATACAAACTTATAAGCTGAGGAGCATCACATAAACCGCGCTTTTTTTATTGCGTAACACCCCCTGATACTATAAATTAAATTAGCTATTCAAGGTGTCAACAAATTTAGGCCCCATCCAAACTAACAAAAAGGAGTAATCGCTATGAAAAAGAGAAATATCGTTATTCACTGTTTAGTGCTTCTTATGCTTATCGCCACCTTTTCGGCCTGTGCATCGACACGCACACAGTCAAGCGCAGGGGAATACATCGACGATTCAGTCATCACGACCAAGGTGAAATCTCTGATTGCAGCGGATGATTTTCTGAAATCATTTCAGATCAGTATCGAAACCTACAAGGGCACCGTTCAACTGAGCGGCTTCGTTGGTTCTCAAAAGGCCGTCGATAAAGCGGATGAAATCGTAAAGAGCGTCAAAGGGGTTACATCCGTAAAGAATAATCTGATCGTGAAATAGGCGAAGTCGGAATCTTCGCGTTCGCGTATCAGGGTATTCCCTTCATGACCAGAGAAAAGGTCGTAGATATCGGGCCCATCCACATGACGGCTGAGAAGACGAGGACACTTCCGCTTCCGCCGATCGTGGGTGGCATTTCCCTCGTGGGCGGCATCGTGTTGCTGGTCGTAGGAAAAAGATGCTTTAGGATGTGATCTTAAATCATTCAGAGAATC from Anaerolineae bacterium carries:
- a CDS encoding BON domain-containing protein, whose product is MKKRNIVIHCLVLLMLIATFSACASTRTQSSAGEYIDDSVITTKVKSLIAADDFLKSFQISIETYKGTVQLSGFVGSQKAVDKADEIVKSVKGVTSVKNNLIVK